A DNA window from Hydra vulgaris chromosome 13, alternate assembly HydraT2T_AEP contains the following coding sequences:
- the LOC136090384 gene encoding glutathione-specific gamma-glutamylcyclotransferase 1-like gives MAVIEDPIKVQGCINIFGYGSLIWNPDVDFDCSYLGYINGYERRFWQGSTYHRGTLKQPGRVLTLTKVNEGLCWGRVFVIQGADKVQKALDSLKAREQQLGHYDTKIVPVHILETNEILYSVVYYATPENPLFLGESSLDEIAENIVQSCGVFGHNIEYLFRLTDFMRENLPEEKDEHLFALDKLVRSRIGLLANNVLPWHKLLENDSFRKQIYRIKENNYNKCVDLKTIIVQVS, from the exons atggCAGTTATAGAAGATCCCATAAAAGTTCAAGgctgtataaatatatttggcTACGGTTCTTTAATATGGAATCCAGATGTTGATTTTGACTGCTCGTATCTTGGCTACATTAATGGTTACGAAAGAAGGTTTTGGCAAGGAAGCACATATCATAGAGGGACACTAAAACAGCCTGGTCGAGTGCTTACTTTGACTAAAGTAAATGAG ggccTTTGTTGGGGCAGAGTTTTTGTAATACAAGGCGCCGATAAAGTTCAAAAAGCGTTGGATTCGCTGAAAGCGCGTGAGCAACAATTAGGTCATTACGATACAAAAATTGTGCCGGTACATATATTAGAAACTAACGAAATTTTATACTCAGTCGTGTATTATGCAACACCGGAAAATCCTTTGTTTCTTGGTGAATCTTCTTTAGATGAAATAGCTGAAAATATTGTACAGTCTTGCGGTGTTTTTGGCCACAATATTGAATATTTGTTCCGACTTACAGACTTTATGCGCGAAAATTTACCAGAAGAAAAAGATGAGCATCTTTTTGCTCTAGACAAACTTGTTCGCTCAAGAATTGGTTTGCTTGCGAATAACGTCTTGCCATGGCATAAACTTTTAGAAAACGATAGTTTTAGAAAGCAAATTTAcagaataaaagaaaataattacaacaaatgtgttgatttaaaaactattattgttcaagtatcataa